From a single Methylosinus sp. H3A genomic region:
- a CDS encoding heme o synthase, protein MSDASFIIDDASAPRAPVAAPGDYFALLKPRVMSLVVFTALAGILLAPSAPHPFLAFASLLAIAVGAGASGALNMWYDADIDGLMTRTRRRPIPAGRLGRQEALAFGLFLSIMAVFTLGLVANWLAAALLAFTIFFYVVVYTMWLKRSTPMNIVIGGAAGALPPVVGFAAATGAVDLSSVVLFGIIFMWTPPHFWALALVKREEYGRAGIPMLPNVRGETRTRLEILAYSIALAPIGVAPYLLGFASPVYGVVALLLGATLIACAIEVYLRRDGEPARRAAMRLFFFSIVYLSLLFMVLVVERLIVLSSWLA, encoded by the coding sequence ATGAGCGACGCCTCCTTCATCATCGACGACGCTTCGGCCCCGCGCGCGCCCGTCGCGGCCCCCGGCGATTATTTCGCTCTGCTGAAGCCGCGTGTGATGTCGCTCGTCGTGTTCACGGCGCTCGCCGGCATTCTGCTGGCGCCCTCCGCGCCGCACCCCTTCCTCGCCTTCGCCTCGCTGCTCGCCATCGCCGTCGGCGCCGGCGCGTCCGGCGCGCTCAATATGTGGTACGACGCCGATATCGACGGGCTGATGACGCGCACGCGCCGCCGTCCGATTCCGGCGGGCCGGCTCGGCCGCCAGGAGGCGCTCGCCTTCGGCCTGTTCCTGTCCATCATGGCGGTGTTCACGCTCGGCCTCGTCGCCAATTGGCTGGCCGCGGCGCTGCTCGCTTTCACCATCTTCTTCTATGTCGTCGTCTATACGATGTGGCTGAAGCGCTCGACGCCGATGAATATCGTCATCGGCGGCGCGGCCGGCGCTCTGCCGCCCGTCGTCGGCTTCGCCGCGGCGACTGGCGCCGTCGATCTCTCCAGCGTCGTGCTGTTCGGCATCATCTTCATGTGGACGCCGCCGCATTTCTGGGCGTTGGCGCTGGTCAAGCGCGAGGAATATGGCCGCGCCGGCATTCCCATGCTGCCCAATGTGCGTGGCGAAACGCGCACTCGGCTCGAGATTCTCGCCTATTCCATCGCGCTCGCGCCCATCGGCGTCGCGCCCTATCTCCTGGGTTTCGCCTCGCCGGTCTATGGCGTCGTGGCGCTGCTGCTCGGCGCGACGCTGATCGCCTGCGCCATCGAGGTCTATCTGCGCCGGGACGGCGAGCCGGCGCGCCGCGCCGCGATGCGCCTCTTCTTCTTCTCCATCGTCTATTTGTCCCTATTGTTCATGGTTC
- the ctaD gene encoding cytochrome c oxidase subunit I: MDAISTAEAGAHHDHPTGLRRYLFSTNHKDIGTLYLILAVVGGLIGFLMSMAIRAELAHPGISVFPGISALLHGTDPTNLDAAKNLYNVFITAHGVLMIFFFVMPALMGGFANWFVPIMIGAPDMAFPRLNNISFWLLAVALVLVVLSTFAEGAPGSLGFGGGWVFYPPLSSNTGHPGPAMDYVILSLHLAGASSILGSINFITTIFNMRAPGMTLHKMPLFAWGMLVTAFLLVLTLPVLAGAITMLLTDRNFGTTFYDPAGGGDPILFQHLFWFFGHPEVYVLILPAFGIISHIVSTFSRKPVFGYLGMAYAMVSIGFLGCIVWAHHMYTVGLSLNAQRYFVFATMVIAVPTGIKIFSWIATMWGGSISFRAPMWWAIGFIFVFTLGGVTGVVLANASADRQLHETYYVVAHFHYTMSLGAVFGVFAGFYYWFPKMTGYMYNETLSKAHFLLLFAGINLVFFPQHFLGLAGMPRRYIDYPDAFALWNYWSSVGAAIAAVSVLLFFYTVAEAFLRKREAGNNPWGVGATTLEWTLSSPPPFHQFETLPRITGSGHH, encoded by the coding sequence ATGGACGCCATCTCGACCGCCGAGGCGGGGGCTCACCACGACCATCCCACCGGCCTGCGCCGCTATCTCTTCTCGACCAATCACAAAGACATCGGCACGCTCTATCTGATCCTCGCCGTCGTCGGCGGCCTCATCGGCTTCCTGATGTCGATGGCCATTCGCGCCGAGCTCGCCCATCCGGGCATTTCGGTCTTCCCGGGCATTTCCGCTCTTCTGCACGGGACCGATCCGACCAATCTCGACGCCGCCAAGAACCTCTATAATGTGTTCATCACCGCCCATGGCGTGCTGATGATCTTCTTCTTCGTCATGCCGGCGCTGATGGGCGGCTTCGCCAATTGGTTCGTGCCGATCATGATCGGCGCGCCGGACATGGCCTTCCCGCGCCTCAACAACATCTCCTTCTGGCTGCTCGCCGTGGCGCTGGTGCTGGTGGTGCTGTCGACCTTCGCGGAGGGCGCGCCGGGCTCGCTCGGCTTCGGCGGCGGCTGGGTGTTCTATCCGCCTCTGTCGTCCAACACGGGCCATCCCGGCCCGGCGATGGATTATGTGATCCTGTCGCTGCATCTGGCCGGCGCCTCGTCGATCCTCGGCTCGATCAACTTCATCACCACCATCTTCAACATGCGCGCGCCGGGCATGACGCTGCACAAGATGCCGCTGTTCGCCTGGGGCATGCTGGTGACGGCCTTCCTGCTGGTGCTGACCCTGCCCGTGCTCGCCGGCGCCATCACCATGCTGCTGACTGACCGCAACTTCGGCACCACCTTCTATGATCCGGCCGGCGGCGGCGATCCGATCCTGTTCCAGCATCTGTTCTGGTTCTTCGGCCATCCGGAAGTCTATGTTCTGATCCTGCCGGCCTTCGGCATCATCAGCCACATCGTCTCCACCTTCTCGCGCAAGCCCGTGTTCGGCTATCTCGGCATGGCCTACGCCATGGTGTCGATCGGCTTCCTCGGCTGCATCGTGTGGGCGCACCACATGTATACGGTCGGCCTGTCGCTCAACGCGCAGCGCTATTTCGTCTTCGCCACAATGGTCATCGCGGTGCCGACCGGCATCAAGATCTTCTCCTGGATCGCGACCATGTGGGGCGGCTCGATCTCCTTCCGCGCGCCGATGTGGTGGGCGATCGGCTTCATCTTCGTGTTCACGCTCGGCGGCGTCACCGGCGTCGTGCTGGCGAACGCCTCGGCCGACCGTCAGCTGCACGAGACCTATTACGTCGTCGCCCACTTCCATTACACCATGTCGCTCGGCGCGGTGTTCGGCGTCTTCGCGGGCTTCTACTACTGGTTCCCGAAGATGACGGGCTACATGTACAACGAGACTCTGTCGAAGGCGCATTTCCTGCTGCTCTTCGCCGGCATCAACCTCGTCTTCTTCCCGCAGCATTTCCTCGGCCTCGCCGGCATGCCGCGCCGCTACATCGACTATCCGGATGCGTTCGCGCTGTGGAACTATTGGTCGTCGGTCGGCGCCGCCATCGCCGCGGTCAGCGTCCTGCTCTTCTTCTACACGGTCGCGGAGGCTTTCCTGCGCAAGCGTGAGGCGGGCAATAATCCGTGGGGCGTGGGCGCGACGACGCTCGAGTGGACGCTGTCCTCGCCGCCGCCCTTCCATCAGTTCGAGACCCTGCCGCGCATCACCGGCTCGGGCCATCACTGA
- the coxB gene encoding cytochrome c oxidase subunit II: MLIGRRPTFRRAALTAGAICSLLLLAGVASAEVLGQPTPGGLGLPATVTEVGAETQFFYNVVLLPIISFIGLFVLGLLIYVCWRFNEHANPVPSKLTHHTGLEIVWTLVPVLILVFIAIPSFRLLAHQMEIPEPKVTIKVTGNQWYWSYAYPEDQGGGFSFDQFLKPDADLKPENGDVRLLSVDNEAVVPVGEVVKLQVIASDVIHSYTIPAFTIRIDAVPGRLNETWFKAEKEGLFYGQCSKICGKDHAFMPAAIRVVSKEKYAEWLVEAKKKFAKADDGRVRVAVERDAR, from the coding sequence ATGCTCATCGGCAGACGACCCACATTCCGCCGCGCAGCCTTGACGGCCGGCGCCATATGTTCCCTCCTCCTGCTCGCAGGGGTCGCATCCGCCGAGGTGTTGGGCCAGCCCACTCCGGGCGGCCTAGGCCTCCCGGCGACGGTGACCGAGGTCGGCGCCGAGACGCAATTTTTTTATAATGTCGTTCTGCTTCCCATCATCAGTTTCATCGGTCTCTTCGTTCTGGGTCTTCTCATTTATGTCTGCTGGCGGTTCAACGAGCACGCCAACCCCGTTCCCTCCAAGCTGACGCATCACACCGGGCTGGAGATCGTCTGGACGCTGGTGCCGGTGCTGATTTTGGTGTTCATCGCCATCCCCTCCTTCCGTCTGCTGGCGCATCAGATGGAGATCCCCGAGCCGAAGGTGACGATCAAGGTCACCGGCAATCAATGGTACTGGTCCTACGCCTATCCGGAGGATCAAGGCGGCGGCTTCTCCTTCGATCAGTTTCTCAAGCCCGACGCGGATCTGAAGCCCGAGAATGGCGACGTCCGCCTGCTCTCGGTCGACAATGAGGCGGTCGTGCCGGTCGGCGAGGTGGTCAAGCTGCAAGTGATCGCCTCGGATGTGATCCACTCCTACACCATTCCGGCCTTCACCATCCGTATCGACGCGGTGCCCGGCCGTCTCAACGAGACATGGTTCAAGGCCGAGAAGGAAGGCCTCTTCTACGGCCAGTGTTCGAAGATCTGCGGCAAGGATCATGCGTTCATGCCGGCCGCCATCCGCGTCGTCTCCAAGGAGAAATACGCCGAATGGCTGGTCGAGGCGAAGAAGAAGTTCGCCAAAGCCGACGACGGGCGCGTGCGCGTCGCCGTCGAGCGCGACGCCCGCTGA
- a CDS encoding invasion associated locus B family protein, translating into MRPHAAVLRLARLRHVVAGLVFAVAAWATASPATAQGAVKSKFGDWEIRCETPAGAAAEQCALIQSVAAEDKANVNLVVVVLKTSDGKSRLLRVIAPLNVLLIKGLGLTIDKTRIGDTGFVRCLPSGCVADVVMDDALVDQLKNGKTATFVIYLTPDEGVGLPLSLAGFKEGFAKLP; encoded by the coding sequence ATGAGGCCGCACGCCGCCGTTCTCCGGCTCGCGAGGTTGCGACATGTGGTCGCGGGGCTGGTTTTCGCAGTCGCAGCATGGGCGACGGCCTCGCCCGCCACCGCGCAAGGCGCGGTCAAATCCAAATTTGGCGACTGGGAGATTCGCTGCGAGACGCCTGCCGGCGCCGCCGCCGAGCAATGCGCTCTGATTCAGAGCGTGGCTGCGGAGGACAAGGCCAATGTCAATCTGGTCGTCGTCGTGTTGAAGACGAGCGACGGCAAGAGCCGGCTGCTGCGCGTCATCGCGCCGCTCAATGTGCTTCTCATCAAAGGCCTCGGCCTCACCATCGACAAGACCCGCATCGGCGACACGGGCTTCGTGCGCTGCCTGCCCTCCGGCTGCGTCGCCGATGTCGTCATGGACGATGCGCTCGTCGATCAACTCAAGAACGGCAAGACCGCGACTTTCGTCATCTATTTGACTCCGGACGAGGGCGTCGGCCTGCCGCTGTCGCTGGCCGGTTTCAAGGAGGGATTCGCCAAACTGCCGTGA
- a CDS encoding FAD-binding oxidoreductase, whose protein sequence is MGSVGVIVDPAGMAAYLCEPRDAFHGRALAVVKPRSAREVASVLALCDEAGVGVVPQGGNTGLVGGQTPDESGAQILLSLQKLDRIREVDPASDTMTVEAGVILANAQAAAEAVGRYFPLSLGAEGSCTIGGNLATNAGGVHVIAYGATRDLALGLEVALADGRLLSGLSKLRKDNTGYDLAHLFIGSEGTLGVITAATLKLFPLPRSRATAFVGLADPRAALALLGLAKARAGSALVAFELIPRIGVEFVLRHISGVRDPLAGAHEWHVLIELASPAESGVEELLTELLGEALEQGIAEDAALAATLEQRAGLWKLRETLPEAQKPEGGSIKHDVSVPLESIPAFLEEANALVTAHAPGARPTPFGHMGDGNIHYNVSQPEGADRAAFLARREEINDIVHGLVTKYAGSVSAEHGVGVLKRDLLRKVKDPVALGLMRAIKSALDPRGILNPGKLL, encoded by the coding sequence GTGGGATCTGTCGGCGTCATCGTCGATCCTGCGGGCATGGCGGCCTATCTCTGCGAGCCGCGCGACGCCTTTCACGGCCGCGCTCTCGCCGTCGTCAAACCGCGAAGCGCCCGCGAGGTCGCTTCCGTTCTCGCCCTCTGCGACGAGGCCGGCGTCGGCGTCGTGCCGCAGGGAGGCAACACCGGGCTCGTGGGCGGCCAGACGCCCGATGAGAGCGGCGCGCAAATCCTGTTGTCGCTGCAAAAGCTCGACCGCATCCGCGAGGTCGATCCCGCCTCCGATACGATGACCGTCGAAGCCGGCGTCATTCTCGCCAACGCGCAGGCCGCGGCGGAGGCCGTTGGCCGTTATTTCCCGCTCTCGCTCGGCGCCGAAGGCAGCTGCACGATCGGCGGCAATCTCGCGACCAACGCCGGCGGCGTGCATGTGATCGCCTATGGCGCGACGCGCGATCTCGCGCTCGGGCTCGAGGTGGCGCTCGCCGACGGGCGGCTCCTGTCCGGACTCTCCAAGCTGCGCAAGGACAATACGGGCTATGACCTCGCCCATTTGTTCATCGGCTCGGAGGGCACGCTCGGAGTCATCACCGCCGCGACGCTGAAGCTCTTTCCGCTGCCGCGGTCACGCGCGACCGCCTTCGTCGGCCTCGCCGATCCGCGCGCCGCTCTGGCGCTGCTGGGGCTCGCCAAGGCGCGCGCCGGCTCGGCGCTGGTCGCCTTCGAATTGATCCCGCGCATCGGCGTCGAATTCGTGCTGCGACATATCAGCGGGGTTCGCGATCCGCTCGCCGGCGCGCACGAATGGCATGTGCTGATCGAGCTCGCTTCGCCCGCCGAGAGCGGCGTCGAGGAATTGCTCACCGAATTGCTCGGCGAGGCGCTGGAGCAGGGGATCGCCGAGGACGCCGCGCTCGCCGCGACGCTCGAGCAGCGCGCCGGCCTCTGGAAGCTGCGCGAGACTCTACCCGAGGCGCAAAAGCCGGAGGGCGGCTCGATCAAGCACGATGTCTCCGTGCCGCTCGAATCGATCCCCGCCTTTCTGGAGGAGGCGAACGCCCTCGTCACGGCGCATGCGCCCGGCGCGCGGCCGACGCCCTTCGGCCACATGGGCGACGGCAATATCCACTACAATGTCTCGCAGCCCGAGGGCGCCGACCGCGCCGCCTTCCTCGCCCGCCGCGAGGAGATCAACGACATCGTGCATGGGCTGGTGACGAAATATGCGGGCTCGGTCTCTGCCGAGCACGGCGTCGGCGTGCTGAAGCGCGATCTCTTGCGCAAGGTGAAGGATCCGGTGGCGCTCGGGCTGATGCGCGCGATCAAATCGGCGCTCGACCCGAGAGGAATCCTCAATCCGGGGAAGCTTCTGTAG
- a CDS encoding methyltransferase: protein MMRRLVIERLGHRGEGVARAEEGLVFVPFALPGETVLVEAEGERARLVDILEPSPDRIEPFCPHYGICGGCAVQTLAEPAYARWKRGLAETALRNAGLDWPVEPLVDAHGAGRRRVTFHARYEKSEARVGFMRARSHDLVEIDACPLLEPGLVGAPAAARALAQALVGRGKPLDISVTLTTGGLDVDIRGAGALEERETLALLELAESLDLARLANHGRLVTLRFPPGVMVGNTQVFPPPGAFLQATAEGEGVIARLVAQGVGEKAKRIADLFCGVGAFALRLAARAQVTAVDSDVAAVEALDRAARTARGLRPISAQARDLFRRPLDAQELNHFDAVVFDPPRAGAMAQAQALAGSAVRRIVAVSCDPQSFARDAAILSKGGYAAKFITPIDQFRHSPHLEVVALFERSAEAAPRRRLLSR, encoded by the coding sequence GTGATGCGGCGGCTCGTCATCGAACGTTTGGGCCATCGCGGCGAGGGCGTCGCCCGCGCGGAGGAGGGGCTCGTCTTCGTGCCCTTCGCTCTGCCGGGCGAGACCGTGCTCGTCGAAGCGGAGGGCGAGCGCGCGCGTCTCGTGGATATCCTCGAGCCATCGCCGGATCGCATCGAGCCCTTCTGCCCGCACTATGGAATCTGCGGCGGCTGCGCCGTGCAGACGCTGGCCGAGCCGGCCTATGCGCGATGGAAGCGCGGCCTCGCCGAGACGGCGCTGCGCAACGCCGGCCTCGATTGGCCCGTCGAGCCGCTCGTCGACGCCCATGGCGCCGGGCGCCGGCGCGTGACCTTCCATGCGCGCTACGAGAAAAGCGAGGCGCGCGTGGGCTTCATGCGCGCGCGCTCGCATGATCTCGTCGAAATCGACGCCTGTCCATTGCTGGAGCCGGGCCTCGTCGGCGCCCCCGCCGCGGCGCGCGCTCTCGCGCAGGCGTTGGTCGGGCGGGGCAAGCCGCTAGATATCTCCGTCACGCTGACGACGGGAGGGCTCGATGTCGATATTCGCGGCGCCGGCGCGCTCGAGGAGCGCGAGACTCTGGCGCTGCTCGAGCTCGCCGAAAGCCTCGATCTCGCCCGTCTCGCCAATCACGGGCGGCTGGTGACTCTGCGCTTCCCGCCCGGCGTGATGGTCGGCAACACGCAAGTCTTTCCGCCGCCCGGCGCTTTTCTTCAGGCGACGGCCGAGGGGGAGGGGGTCATCGCCCGCCTCGTCGCGCAGGGCGTCGGCGAGAAGGCCAAGAGAATCGCCGATCTCTTCTGCGGCGTCGGCGCCTTCGCGCTGCGGCTCGCGGCGCGCGCGCAAGTGACGGCCGTCGATTCGGATGTGGCGGCGGTGGAGGCGCTCGACCGCGCCGCCCGCACGGCGAGAGGGCTGCGGCCGATCTCGGCGCAGGCGCGCGATCTGTTCCGCCGCCCGCTGGACGCGCAGGAGCTGAACCATTTCGACGCCGTCGTCTTCGATCCCCCGCGCGCCGGAGCGATGGCGCAGGCGCAGGCGCTCGCAGGCTCCGCCGTGCGCCGCATCGTCGCCGTGTCCTGCGATCCGCAGAGCTTCGCGCGTGACGCCGCAATTCTGAGCAAGGGCGGGTATGCCGCCAAATTCATCACGCCGATCGATCAATTTCGGCATTCGCCTCATCTCGAGGTCGTCGCTCTCTTCGAGCGGTCGGCGGAGGCCGCGCCGCGCCGGCGGCTGCTGTCGCGCTAG
- a CDS encoding TlyA family RNA methyltransferase, producing MVSARELLRVDVALCERGLFESRAKAREAIVAGLVEVDGRRIAKPSQLVAPDAEIVAQAPHPYVSRGGVKLAHALEAFGVDAKDCYCLDVGASTGGFTDALLRAGARHVAAVDVGHDQLHARLRADPRVTSLEGLDARALTMAHLDEAPSLIVVDASFISLALVLPSVLALAAEGAQIVALVKPQFEAGRKAGKKGVVRDETIHAQVCARVREEVEALSWSVLALIASPIEGGDGNREFLLHARRM from the coding sequence ATGGTGAGCGCGCGAGAGCTGCTCCGGGTCGATGTGGCGCTGTGTGAGCGCGGCCTGTTCGAGAGCCGCGCCAAGGCGCGCGAAGCCATTGTCGCCGGCTTGGTGGAGGTCGACGGCCGCAGGATCGCCAAGCCCTCGCAGCTGGTCGCGCCCGACGCCGAGATCGTCGCGCAGGCGCCGCATCCTTACGTATCGCGCGGCGGCGTGAAGCTGGCTCATGCGCTCGAGGCTTTCGGCGTCGACGCGAAAGATTGCTATTGCCTCGATGTCGGAGCCTCCACGGGCGGCTTCACCGACGCTCTGCTGCGGGCGGGCGCGCGCCATGTCGCCGCGGTGGACGTCGGCCACGATCAATTGCATGCGAGATTGCGCGCCGACCCGCGCGTGACCTCTCTCGAAGGGCTCGACGCGCGGGCTTTGACGATGGCGCATCTCGACGAGGCGCCATCGTTGATCGTCGTCGACGCGAGCTTTATTTCGCTCGCTCTCGTTTTGCCTTCTGTGCTTGCGCTCGCCGCCGAGGGGGCGCAAATCGTCGCTCTGGTCAAGCCGCAGTTCGAGGCCGGCCGCAAGGCGGGGAAAAAAGGCGTCGTGCGCGACGAGACCATTCATGCGCAAGTCTGCGCACGCGTTCGGGAGGAGGTCGAGGCGCTCTCCTGGAGCGTTCTCGCGCTGATCGCCTCGCCGATCGAGGGCGGCGACGGAAACCGCGAATTTCTTCTTCATGCAAGGCGGATGTGA
- a CDS encoding NrsF family protein translates to MKTEELIGALVADHSRSRFRFAQIFALSLAAAALVAGIALVFFVGVRPDLGSAMLSLRLLAKFAVTLSLLAAGVGLLRRLATPGVELGYWRFAPLLALVVLIVAVVLELFAAPAGSWGARLVGLNARACLLLIPFIAIGPLAILLLALRRGAPSRPALAGAVAGLVAGALAASFYAAHCQDDSPLFVAVWYSLAIGVVALIGSALGSRLLKW, encoded by the coding sequence ATGAAAACGGAAGAGCTGATCGGCGCGCTCGTCGCGGACCATTCGCGCTCGCGTTTCCGCTTCGCGCAAATTTTCGCGCTGTCGCTCGCGGCCGCCGCTCTCGTCGCGGGAATCGCGCTCGTCTTTTTCGTCGGCGTGCGGCCCGATCTCGGCTCCGCGATGCTGAGCCTGCGCCTGCTCGCGAAATTCGCCGTGACGCTCAGTCTGCTCGCGGCCGGCGTCGGCCTGCTGCGGCGTCTCGCGACGCCGGGCGTCGAGCTCGGCTATTGGCGTTTCGCGCCGCTTCTGGCGCTCGTCGTGCTCATCGTCGCCGTCGTCCTCGAGCTTTTCGCCGCGCCGGCCGGCTCCTGGGGCGCACGCCTCGTCGGGCTGAACGCGCGCGCCTGCCTGCTGCTCATTCCCTTCATCGCGATCGGCCCGCTCGCAATCCTGCTGCTCGCGCTGAGGCGCGGCGCCCCGAGCCGGCCGGCGCTCGCCGGCGCCGTCGCCGGACTCGTCGCGGGCGCGCTGGCGGCGAGCTTTTATGCGGCTCACTGCCAGGACGACAGCCCGCTCTTCGTCGCGGTCTGGTATTCGCTGGCCATCGGCGTGGTGGCGCTCATCGGCTCGGCGCTCGGTTCGCGACTGCTCAAATGGTGA